A section of the Streptomyces sp. NBC_01591 genome encodes:
- the ruvX gene encoding Holliday junction resolvase RuvX: MTQMRRGRRLAIDVGDARIGVASCDPDGILATPVETVPGRDVPAAHRRLGQIVEEYEPIEIIIGLPRSLGGGEGPAAAKIRVFAQEVARSVAPIPVRLVDERMTTVTASQGLRASGVKSKKGRSVIDQAAAVVILQNALESERASGKAPGEGVEVVV, from the coding sequence ATGACGCAGATGCGCCGCGGTCGTCGTCTCGCGATCGATGTCGGGGACGCCCGGATCGGGGTCGCCTCGTGCGACCCCGACGGGATCCTCGCCACGCCGGTGGAGACCGTCCCGGGACGTGATGTCCCGGCGGCCCACCGGCGGCTCGGGCAGATCGTCGAGGAGTACGAGCCGATCGAGATCATCATCGGCCTGCCGCGGTCCCTCGGCGGCGGTGAGGGACCCGCCGCCGCCAAGATCCGGGTCTTCGCCCAGGAGGTCGCCCGCTCGGTCGCACCCATCCCGGTGCGCTTGGTGGACGAGAGGATGACCACAGTGACGGCCAGTCAGGGGCTGCGCGCTTCGGGCGTGAAGTCCAAGAAAGGCCGATCCGTCATCGACCAAGCTGCCGCTGTGGTGATCCTTCAGAACGCTCTGGAGTCTGAACGGGCGTCGGGCAAGGCCCCCGGCGAAGGCGTCGAAGTGGTTGTCTGA
- the alaS gene encoding alanine--tRNA ligase, translating to MESAEIRRRWLSFFEERGHTVVPSASLIADDPTLLLVPAGMVPFKPYFLGEVKPPAPRVTSVQKCVRTPDIEEVGKTTRHGTFFQMCGNFSFGDYFKEGAISYAWEALTSSVADGGFGLDPERLWITVYLDDDEAEAIWRDKIGVPAERIQRLGKKDNFWSMGVPGPCGPCSEINYDRGPEFGVEGGPAVNDERYVEIWNLVFMQYERGAGDGKEDFPILGDLPSKNIDTGLGLERLAMILQGVQNMYETDTLRVVMDRATELTGVRYGADHGSDVSLRVVADHIRTSVMLIGDGVTPGNEGRGYVLRRIMRRAIRNMRLLGATGPVVKDLVDVVVETMGQQYPELITDRKRIETVALAEEAAFLKALKGGTNILDTAVTETKAAGGKVLAGDKAFLLHDTWGFPIDLTLEMAAEQGLSVDEDGFRRLMKEQRERAKADARAKKTGHADLSAYREVADNSGATDFTGYTATEGESTIVGLLVDGVSSPAASEGDEVEVVLDRTPFYAEGGGQIADQGRIRLDTGAVIEVRDVQKPVPGVHVHKGVVQVGEVTVGAPVLASIDVKRRRAIARAHSATHLTHQALRDALGPTAAQAGSENQPGRFRFDFGSPNAVPGSVMTDVEQKINDVLSRELDVQAEVMSIDEAKKQGAIAEFGEKYGERVRVVTIGDFSKELCGGTHVHNTAQLGLVKLLGESSIGSGVRRIEALVGVDAYNFLAKEHTVVAQLQELVKGRPEELPEKIAGMLGKLKDAEKEIEKFRAEKVLQAAAGLAESAKDVRGVALVTGQVPDGTSADDLRKLVLDVRGRIQGGRPVVVALFTTANGRPLTVIATNEAARERGLKAGDLVRTAAKTLGGGGGGKPDVAQGGGQDPEAIGAAVSAVERLVTETA from the coding sequence ATGGAGTCGGCTGAAATTCGTCGCCGCTGGCTGAGCTTCTTCGAGGAGCGCGGTCACACCGTCGTCCCTTCGGCGTCGCTCATCGCGGACGACCCGACTCTGCTGCTGGTCCCCGCGGGCATGGTCCCCTTCAAGCCGTACTTCCTCGGCGAGGTCAAGCCGCCCGCCCCGCGCGTCACCAGCGTGCAGAAGTGTGTCCGTACGCCGGACATCGAAGAGGTCGGCAAGACCACCAGGCACGGCACGTTCTTCCAGATGTGCGGCAACTTCTCCTTCGGCGACTACTTCAAGGAAGGCGCCATCTCCTACGCCTGGGAGGCTCTGACGAGCTCCGTGGCGGACGGCGGCTTCGGTCTCGACCCCGAGCGGCTGTGGATCACGGTCTACCTCGACGACGACGAGGCCGAGGCCATCTGGCGCGACAAGATCGGTGTGCCGGCCGAGCGCATCCAGCGGCTGGGCAAGAAGGACAACTTTTGGTCCATGGGCGTCCCCGGCCCCTGCGGCCCCTGCTCCGAGATCAACTACGACCGCGGCCCCGAGTTCGGTGTCGAGGGCGGCCCGGCCGTCAACGACGAGCGGTACGTGGAGATCTGGAACCTGGTCTTCATGCAGTACGAGCGGGGCGCCGGTGACGGCAAGGAGGACTTCCCGATCCTCGGCGACCTGCCGTCGAAGAACATCGACACGGGTCTGGGCCTGGAACGCCTCGCCATGATCCTGCAGGGCGTACAGAACATGTACGAGACCGACACCCTGCGCGTCGTCATGGACCGGGCCACCGAGCTGACCGGCGTCCGGTACGGCGCCGACCACGGTTCGGACGTCTCGCTCCGCGTGGTCGCCGACCACATCCGTACCTCCGTGATGCTCATCGGCGACGGCGTCACGCCGGGCAACGAGGGCCGCGGCTACGTGCTGCGCCGGATCATGCGCCGGGCCATCCGCAACATGCGGCTGCTGGGTGCCACCGGGCCGGTCGTCAAGGACCTGGTCGATGTCGTGGTCGAGACGATGGGGCAGCAGTACCCGGAGCTGATCACCGACCGGAAGCGCATCGAGACCGTCGCCCTCGCCGAGGAGGCCGCCTTCCTCAAGGCGCTCAAGGGCGGCACCAACATCCTCGACACCGCCGTCACCGAGACCAAGGCCGCCGGCGGCAAGGTCCTCGCCGGTGACAAGGCGTTCCTGCTCCACGACACCTGGGGCTTCCCGATCGACCTCACCCTGGAGATGGCCGCGGAACAGGGCCTCTCGGTGGACGAGGACGGCTTCCGCCGCCTGATGAAGGAGCAGCGGGAGCGCGCCAAGGCTGACGCCCGCGCCAAGAAGACCGGTCACGCCGACCTGTCCGCCTACCGCGAGGTCGCCGACAACTCCGGCGCCACCGACTTCACCGGCTACACCGCCACCGAGGGGGAGTCGACCATCGTCGGGCTCCTCGTCGACGGTGTGTCCTCCCCGGCCGCGTCCGAGGGCGACGAGGTCGAGGTCGTCCTCGACCGCACCCCGTTCTACGCCGAGGGCGGCGGCCAGATCGCCGACCAGGGCCGGATCAGGCTCGACACCGGCGCCGTCATCGAGGTCCGCGACGTCCAGAAGCCGGTCCCCGGCGTCCACGTCCACAAGGGTGTCGTCCAGGTCGGCGAGGTCACCGTCGGCGCTCCGGTCCTCGCCTCGATCGACGTGAAGCGCCGCCGCGCCATCGCCCGCGCCCACTCCGCCACGCACCTCACGCACCAGGCTCTGCGCGACGCACTCGGCCCGACGGCCGCCCAGGCCGGTTCCGAGAACCAGCCCGGCCGCTTCCGCTTCGACTTCGGCTCGCCGAACGCCGTCCCCGGCTCGGTCATGACCGACGTCGAGCAGAAGATCAACGACGTGCTCTCGCGTGAACTCGACGTCCAGGCCGAGGTCATGTCGATCGACGAGGCCAAGAAGCAGGGCGCCATCGCCGAGTTCGGCGAGAAGTACGGGGAGCGGGTCCGGGTCGTCACCATCGGCGACTTCTCCAAGGAGCTCTGCGGCGGTACGCACGTTCACAACACCGCCCAGCTGGGTCTGGTGAAGCTGCTCGGCGAGTCGTCCATCGGTTCCGGTGTGCGGCGTATCGAGGCCCTCGTCGGCGTCGACGCGTACAACTTCCTCGCCAAGGAGCACACGGTCGTCGCCCAGCTCCAGGAGCTGGTCAAGGGCCGTCCCGAGGAGCTCCCGGAGAAGATCGCCGGAATGCTCGGCAAGCTGAAGGACGCCGAGAAGGAGATCGAGAAGTTCCGCGCGGAGAAGGTCCTCCAGGCCGCCGCCGGACTGGCCGAGTCCGCCAAGGACGTACGCGGCGTCGCCCTGGTTACCGGCCAGGTCCCCGACGGCACGTCGGCCGACGACCTGCGCAAGCTCGTCCTCGACGTCCGCGGCCGCATCCAGGGCGGCCGGCCGGTCGTCGTGGCCCTGTTCACCACCGCCAACGGCCGCCCGCTGACCGTCATCGCCACCAACGAGGCCGCCCGCGAGCGCGGTCTCAAGGCCGGTGACCTGGTCCGCACCGCGGCCAAGACCCTCGGCGGCGGTGGCGGCGGCAAGCCGGACGTCGCCCAGGGCGGCGGCCAGGACCCCGAGGCCATCGGCGCCGCCGTGTCCGCCGTCGAACGCCTCGTCACCGAGACGGCGTGA
- a CDS encoding DUF6167 family protein — MFRRTFWFTAGAAAGVWATAKVNRKLKQLTPESLAAQAADKAIETGHKLKDFALDVRESMARREAELGEALGLEAPVDQDLPVRPHFVVEASEPVGPDRSLGATKYRKLPYTSYNRNEDH; from the coding sequence ATGTTCCGCCGTACGTTCTGGTTCACCGCCGGTGCCGCCGCCGGTGTGTGGGCCACCGCCAAGGTCAACCGGAAGCTCAAGCAGCTGACCCCCGAGAGCCTGGCGGCGCAGGCCGCGGACAAGGCGATCGAGACGGGGCACAAGCTCAAGGACTTCGCCCTGGACGTCCGCGAGTCGATGGCCCGGCGCGAAGCCGAACTGGGCGAGGCGCTGGGCCTGGAGGCGCCGGTCGACCAGGACCTCCCGGTCCGGCCGCACTTCGTCGTCGAGGCGTCCGAGCCCGTCGGACCCGACAGGTCTCTCGGGGCCACCAAGTACCGCAAGCTCCCCTACACGTCGTACAACCGGAATGAGGACCACTGA
- a CDS encoding DUF948 domain-containing protein — protein MAGILVAVFWAILVSFLAVVLVRLAQTLRATTKLVADVTEQAVPLLADASATVRSAQTQLDKVDAIATDVQEVTSNASALSTTVASTFGGPLVKVAAFGYGVRRAIGRKAAPEPEPARRSVLVGRTVPSARGRKRSSRNSRGSKD, from the coding sequence GTGGCCGGGATCCTGGTGGCCGTCTTCTGGGCGATCCTGGTTTCGTTCCTCGCCGTCGTGCTGGTGAGGCTGGCCCAGACGCTCAGGGCGACCACCAAGCTGGTGGCGGACGTGACCGAGCAGGCGGTCCCGTTGCTTGCCGACGCCTCCGCGACCGTGCGTTCCGCGCAGACCCAGCTCGACAAGGTCGACGCGATCGCGACGGACGTCCAGGAAGTCACCTCGAACGCCTCCGCGCTCTCCACCACCGTCGCCTCGACCTTCGGCGGCCCGCTCGTCAAGGTCGCCGCGTTCGGCTACGGGGTGCGGCGGGCCATCGGCCGCAAGGCCGCCCCCGAACCGGAACCCGCCCGCCGATCGGTGCTCGTCGGCCGCACCGTGCCGTCCGCGCGCGGCAGGAAGCGCAGCAGTAGAAACTCCCGCGGATCGAAGGACTGA
- a CDS encoding ATP-binding protein, which produces MRRPQRPFPSPHDPSAPTAPGNLPAELNRFVGRENELVRLAQLLDESRLVTMVGVGGVGKTRCAARIAALLEKRYCDGVRMAELSDIHDPELLEHALVDALGLTDHTSRPARTTLIEHLADRRLLLVIDGFEHLVDACAELVREMLRRAPHLRVLAAGRLPLELDGELTFPLAPMTDEDAMQLFAERAAAVQPDFRLTDDNRSTTRELCRRLDGIPLALELAAGRLRALSTVQVLQRLDDRFRLLTGSSRSALARHQTLRTAIGWSHELCAPEQRLLWARLSVFAGQFDLEAVEYICSGADLPAESVLDVLSGLLAQSVVLREDSALGTRYRMLDTVREYGAEWLAATDDTERLRRRHRDWYLGLATWCELDWFSPRQGEVAARAESELPNLRRAIECSLESPGEAHLAQYLAGTLWFLWVGCGRLSEGRHWLEHVLEENTPYDSSRLKALWVLGYVAVLQGDPIGAVSALQECRDEADRADDSTALAYAVHRMGCLALVTDDMARAQELLDDALRRYRELGELNSNVLMAQIELAMAVGFHGDLDGAAAICEEVREICEDHGERWALSYALYVLAFAALQRGWPERARELLGESLAISHTFHDLLGSVLALELLALVTAIEGDAAEAAVLQGAADRIWPSVGLPLFGSAHYGQPRVRCEELARRELGDSRYEAGLHAGGQLDADAAVARALASGPADRRETPGRLPGTLPGPRKTLRPAASRTSGRGGPERW; this is translated from the coding sequence ATGCGACGCCCCCAGCGCCCCTTTCCGTCCCCCCACGATCCGAGCGCCCCCACTGCGCCCGGAAACCTCCCGGCGGAACTGAACAGATTCGTGGGACGCGAGAACGAACTCGTCCGTCTCGCTCAGCTCCTGGACGAGTCCAGGCTCGTCACCATGGTCGGAGTGGGCGGCGTGGGCAAGACCCGCTGCGCCGCCAGGATCGCCGCACTTCTGGAGAAACGGTACTGCGATGGCGTCCGGATGGCCGAGCTCTCCGACATCCACGACCCCGAGCTGCTGGAACACGCCCTGGTCGACGCCCTGGGACTCACCGATCACACCAGCAGACCGGCCCGCACGACCCTCATCGAGCATCTGGCGGACCGTCGGCTCCTCCTGGTGATCGACGGCTTCGAACACCTCGTGGACGCCTGCGCCGAGCTGGTACGGGAAATGCTGCGCCGGGCCCCGCACCTGCGGGTGCTGGCCGCCGGACGGCTGCCGCTGGAGCTGGATGGGGAACTCACCTTCCCGCTCGCGCCGATGACGGACGAGGACGCGATGCAGCTCTTCGCCGAGCGGGCCGCGGCCGTGCAGCCGGATTTCCGGCTGACCGACGACAACCGCTCGACCACCCGGGAGCTGTGCCGCCGCCTGGACGGGATCCCGCTGGCGCTGGAACTGGCCGCCGGACGGCTGCGCGCCCTGTCCACCGTCCAGGTGCTGCAGCGTCTGGACGACCGCTTCCGGCTGCTGACCGGTTCGAGCCGCAGCGCACTGGCGCGCCACCAGACACTCCGTACGGCCATCGGCTGGAGCCATGAACTCTGTGCTCCGGAGCAGCGGCTGCTCTGGGCGCGGCTCTCGGTGTTCGCCGGGCAGTTCGACCTGGAGGCCGTCGAGTACATCTGCAGCGGCGCCGATCTGCCGGCCGAGTCGGTCCTCGATGTGCTCTCCGGGCTGCTGGCGCAGTCCGTCGTCCTGCGCGAGGACTCGGCACTCGGCACCCGCTACCGGATGCTGGACACGGTGCGGGAGTACGGCGCCGAATGGCTGGCGGCCACCGACGACACGGAACGGCTGCGGCGCCGTCACCGGGACTGGTACCTGGGGCTCGCGACCTGGTGCGAGCTCGACTGGTTCAGCCCCCGGCAGGGCGAGGTGGCTGCCCGGGCCGAGAGCGAGCTGCCGAATCTGCGGCGGGCGATCGAGTGTTCGCTGGAGAGTCCGGGCGAGGCCCATCTCGCGCAGTATCTGGCGGGCACCCTGTGGTTCCTCTGGGTGGGCTGCGGGCGGCTCTCGGAGGGCCGGCACTGGCTGGAACATGTACTGGAGGAGAACACCCCGTACGACTCCTCGCGGCTGAAGGCGTTGTGGGTGCTCGGGTACGTGGCCGTGCTGCAGGGCGACCCGATCGGCGCGGTCTCGGCGCTGCAGGAGTGCCGGGACGAAGCGGACCGGGCCGACGATTCCACGGCGCTCGCTTACGCGGTGCACCGGATGGGGTGCCTGGCCCTCGTCACGGACGACATGGCCAGGGCCCAGGAGCTGCTGGATGACGCGCTGCGCCGCTACCGGGAGCTCGGCGAGCTGAACAGCAATGTGCTGATGGCCCAGATCGAGCTCGCGATGGCGGTCGGATTCCACGGGGATCTGGACGGGGCCGCCGCCATCTGCGAAGAGGTCAGGGAGATCTGCGAGGACCACGGGGAGCGGTGGGCCCTGTCGTACGCGCTGTATGTGCTGGCCTTCGCGGCGCTGCAGCGCGGCTGGCCGGAGCGGGCCCGGGAACTGCTCGGGGAGTCGCTGGCGATCAGCCACACCTTCCACGACCTGCTCGGCTCGGTGCTCGCCCTGGAACTGCTGGCGCTGGTCACGGCCATCGAGGGCGATGCGGCGGAGGCGGCGGTGCTCCAGGGGGCCGCCGACCGGATCTGGCCGTCGGTGGGACTGCCCCTGTTCGGATCGGCGCACTACGGGCAGCCCCGGGTCCGCTGCGAGGAGCTGGCCCGCCGGGAGCTGGGCGACAGCCGCTACGAAGCAGGGCTGCACGCGGGCGGACAGCTGGATGCCGACGCGGCGGTGGCCAGGGCTCTGGCGAGCGGCCCCGCGGACCGCCGGGAGACCCCGGGGCGGCTGCCCGGAACACTGCCGGGTCCCAGGAAAACGCTCAGGCCCGCCGCCTCCCGTACATCCGGGAGGGGCGGGCCTGAGCGCTGGTGA
- the rpsD gene encoding 30S ribosomal protein S4, whose amino-acid sequence MPNQSRPKVKKSRALGIALTPKAVKYFEARPYPPGEHGRGRKQNSDYKVRLLEKQRLRAQYDISERQMARAYDRAKKAEGKTGEALVVELERRLDALVLRSGIAKTIYQARQMVVHGHIEVNGGKVDKPSFRVRPDDIVMVRERSRDKHPFQVAREGGYDTDGETPRYLQVNLKALAFRLDRDPNRKEIPVICDEQLVVEYYAR is encoded by the coding sequence GTGCCTAACCAGTCGCGTCCCAAGGTCAAGAAGAGCCGCGCGCTCGGCATCGCGCTGACGCCGAAGGCCGTCAAGTACTTCGAGGCCCGCCCCTACCCGCCGGGCGAGCACGGCCGTGGCCGCAAGCAGAACTCGGACTACAAGGTCCGTCTGCTGGAGAAGCAGCGTCTGCGCGCCCAGTACGACATCAGCGAGCGCCAGATGGCGCGCGCCTACGACCGCGCCAAGAAGGCCGAGGGCAAGACGGGCGAGGCGCTCGTCGTCGAGCTCGAGCGCCGCCTCGACGCGCTGGTCCTGCGTTCGGGTATCGCCAAGACGATCTACCAGGCCCGCCAGATGGTCGTCCACGGCCACATCGAGGTCAACGGTGGCAAGGTCGACAAGCCGTCGTTCCGTGTCCGTCCTGACGACATCGTGATGGTCCGCGAGCGCAGCCGCGACAAGCACCCCTTCCAGGTTGCCCGCGAGGGTGGTTACGACACCGACGGTGAGACCCCGCGCTACCTGCAGGTGAACCTGAAGGCCCTGGCCTTCCGCCTTGACCGGGACCCGAACCGCAAGGAAATCCCCGTGATCTGCGACGAGCAGCTCGTCGTCGAGTACTACGCCCGCTGA
- a CDS encoding DUF2470 domain-containing protein translates to MPSAAERTRTLVQSTCSAVLLVPGLNTAAPDQLMPLTRSVGPDGDLFLELPADSPAVRAATHAEDDELTAVLEITDVAPVSVPHRIRGRTWVSGRLTTVPGMSGPGRMTLRLETGEAYVDDLWGAEEVEPEEFRDAAPDPLIEYEAELLQHLHAAHGEQLATLCGLLGGRADGRCPDHQPSVVPLALDRHGLRLRLCEDQGRCYDARFEFPAPVRDVTELRHAMHTLFEAAAL, encoded by the coding sequence ATGCCGTCAGCAGCCGAGCGCACACGAACTCTCGTACAGAGTACCTGCTCGGCGGTACTGCTCGTCCCCGGGCTGAACACGGCCGCCCCGGATCAGCTGATGCCGCTGACCAGAAGCGTGGGTCCCGACGGGGATCTGTTCCTCGAACTCCCCGCTGATTCCCCGGCCGTACGGGCCGCCACGCACGCCGAGGACGACGAGCTGACCGCTGTGCTGGAGATCACGGACGTCGCCCCGGTCTCCGTCCCGCACCGCATCCGCGGCCGCACGTGGGTCTCGGGCCGGCTCACCACCGTACCCGGCATGTCGGGGCCCGGCCGGATGACGCTCCGGCTGGAGACGGGCGAGGCGTACGTCGACGATCTGTGGGGCGCCGAGGAGGTCGAGCCGGAGGAATTCCGGGACGCGGCACCCGATCCGCTGATCGAGTACGAGGCGGAGCTGCTGCAGCATCTGCACGCGGCGCACGGCGAGCAGCTGGCGACGCTGTGCGGGCTGCTGGGTGGACGGGCGGACGGGCGCTGCCCGGACCACCAGCCTTCCGTGGTGCCGCTCGCGCTGGACCGGCACGGGCTGCGGCTACGGCTGTGCGAGGACCAGGGACGGTGCTACGACGCCCGCTTCGAATTCCCCGCTCCGGTGCGGGACGTCACCGAACTGCGCCATGCGATGCACACGCTCTTCGAGGCGGCGGCGCTCTGA
- a CDS encoding replication-associated recombination protein A, with protein MEPDLFTAAAEDRQEKDPSSSPLAVRMRPRTLDEVVGQQHLLKPGSPLRRLVGEGNGGPAGPSSVILWGPPGIGKTTLAYVVSKATNKRFVELSAITAGVKEVRAVIEGARRATGGYGKETVLFLDEIHRFSKAQQDSLLPAVENRWVTLIAATTENPYFSIISPLLSRSLLLTLESLTDDDLRGLLRRALADERGLGGAVTLPEEAEAHLLRIAGGDARRALTALEAAAGAALSKQEKEISLLTLEETVDRAAVKYDRDGDQHYDVASALIKSIRGSDVDAALHYLARMIEAGEDPRFIGRRLMISASEDIGLADPTALPTAVAAAQAVAMIGFPEAALILSHATIALALAPKSNAATLAISAAQEDVRNGLAGPVPAHLRDGHYKGAAKLGHAQGYVYPHDVPGGIAAQQYAPDAVRDKHYYRPTRYGAEARYADVVERVRERLGRTAGDGAGPSAG; from the coding sequence GTGGAGCCCGACCTCTTTACCGCAGCCGCCGAAGACCGCCAGGAGAAGGACCCGTCCAGCAGCCCACTGGCTGTCCGGATGCGCCCCCGCACCCTCGACGAGGTCGTCGGCCAGCAGCATCTGCTCAAGCCGGGCTCGCCGCTGCGCCGCCTTGTGGGCGAGGGGAACGGCGGGCCGGCGGGCCCGTCGTCGGTGATCCTCTGGGGCCCGCCCGGCATCGGGAAGACGACTCTGGCATACGTGGTCAGCAAGGCCACCAACAAGCGCTTCGTCGAGCTCTCCGCGATCACCGCGGGCGTCAAGGAGGTGCGCGCCGTCATCGAGGGCGCCCGCCGTGCCACCGGCGGCTACGGCAAGGAGACCGTCCTCTTCCTCGACGAGATCCACCGCTTCTCCAAGGCGCAGCAGGACTCCCTGCTGCCGGCCGTGGAGAACCGCTGGGTGACGCTGATCGCGGCGACCACCGAGAATCCGTATTTCTCGATCATCTCGCCGTTGCTGTCCCGCTCGCTGCTGCTCACCCTGGAATCGCTCACCGACGACGATCTGCGCGGACTGCTCAGGCGTGCCCTGGCCGACGAGCGCGGGCTCGGCGGCGCGGTGACGCTGCCGGAGGAGGCCGAGGCACATCTGCTGCGGATCGCGGGCGGCGACGCCCGCCGGGCGCTGACGGCGCTGGAGGCCGCGGCCGGTGCCGCGCTGTCCAAACAGGAGAAGGAGATCAGCCTCCTGACCCTGGAGGAGACCGTCGACCGCGCGGCCGTCAAGTACGACCGGGACGGCGACCAGCACTACGACGTGGCGAGCGCGCTCATCAAGTCGATCCGCGGCTCCGACGTGGACGCCGCGCTGCACTACCTGGCCCGGATGATCGAGGCGGGGGAGGACCCCCGGTTCATCGGCCGACGGCTGATGATCTCGGCCAGCGAGGACATCGGCCTCGCCGACCCCACGGCGCTGCCCACCGCCGTTGCGGCCGCCCAGGCGGTCGCCATGATCGGCTTCCCGGAGGCGGCGCTCATCCTGAGCCATGCCACGATCGCCCTGGCCCTCGCCCCCAAGTCCAACGCGGCGACGCTGGCGATCTCCGCCGCCCAGGAGGACGTACGCAACGGCCTCGCGGGCCCCGTCCCGGCCCATCTGCGCGACGGTCACTACAAGGGCGCCGCCAAGCTGGGCCACGCCCAGGGCTACGTGTATCCGCACGACGTCCCCGGCGGAATCGCCGCCCAGCAGTACGCACCGGACGCGGTCCGCGACAAGCACTACTACCGGCCCACGCGCTACGGCGCGGAGGCGCGCTACGCGGATGTGGTGGAGCGGGTCCGCGAGCGGCTCGGCCGCACGGCCGGCGACGGGGCCGGCCCGTCCGCGGGCTGA
- a CDS encoding vitamin K epoxide reductase family protein: MTTAAVDHPSSEQDEDGGKRTIGGSRALALLLVITGAAGLLAAWVITIDKFKLLEDPDFTPGCSLNPVVACGNIMKSDQAAAFGFPNPMLGMATYPVIIGIGLALLAGARFRSWYWLGMNAGTLFGVGFCTWLQYQSLYDINSLCLWCCLAWVATIFMFCYVTTHNIKHRIIPAPNWLRNGLTEFHWVPPVLWVGIIGMLILTRWWDFWTS; encoded by the coding sequence ATGACGACTGCAGCGGTTGACCATCCCTCCTCCGAACAGGACGAGGACGGCGGGAAAAGGACCATCGGCGGCAGTCGGGCGCTCGCACTGCTGCTGGTGATCACGGGCGCTGCCGGACTCCTCGCCGCCTGGGTCATCACGATCGACAAGTTCAAGTTGCTGGAGGACCCCGACTTCACACCGGGCTGCAGCCTCAACCCGGTTGTCGCGTGCGGCAACATCATGAAGAGCGATCAGGCGGCCGCCTTCGGCTTCCCGAACCCGATGCTCGGCATGGCCACCTACCCCGTGATCATCGGCATCGGGCTGGCGCTGCTCGCGGGCGCCCGCTTCCGCAGCTGGTACTGGCTCGGGATGAACGCCGGCACGCTGTTCGGTGTCGGCTTCTGCACCTGGCTCCAGTACCAGTCGCTCTACGACATCAACTCGCTCTGCCTCTGGTGCTGCCTGGCCTGGGTCGCCACGATCTTCATGTTCTGCTACGTCACCACGCACAACATCAAGCACCGGATCATTCCCGCGCCGAACTGGCTGCGCAACGGTCTGACGGAGTTCCACTGGGTGCCGCCGGTCCTGTGGGTCGGCATCATCGGCATGCTGATCCTGACCCGCTGGTGGGACTTCTGGACCAGCTGA
- the hisS gene encoding histidine--tRNA ligase yields MSTFKAPKGTYDLTPPESAKYLAVREAIAAPLKNSGYGYIETPGFEDVALFSRGVGESTDIVTKEMYTLTTKGGSQLALRPEGTASVLRAALEANLHKLGNLPVKLWYSGSYYRYERPQKGRYRHFSQVGAEAIGAEDPALDAELIILADQAYRALGLRNFRILLNSLGDKECRPVYRDALQGFLRELDLDEETRRRIEINPLRVLDDKRPEVQKQLVGAPVLRDYLCDACKAYHEEVRDLLSAAGVVYEDDEKLVRGLDYYTRTTFEFVHDGLGSQSAVGGGGRYDGLSEMIGGPALPSVGWALGVDRTVLALEAEGIELELPASTSVFAVPLGEEARRVLFGVVTQLRREGVAADFAYGNRGLKGAMKSANRSGARFTIVAGERDLAEGVVQLKDMESGEQTAVPLSDVAEAVRERLA; encoded by the coding sequence GTGAGCACTTTCAAGGCCCCCAAGGGCACGTACGACCTGACCCCGCCCGAATCCGCCAAGTATCTGGCGGTGCGCGAGGCGATCGCCGCACCCCTGAAGAACTCCGGCTACGGCTACATCGAGACACCCGGCTTCGAGGACGTCGCGCTCTTCTCCCGCGGTGTCGGTGAGTCCACCGACATCGTGACCAAGGAGATGTACACCCTCACCACCAAGGGCGGCTCCCAGCTGGCCCTGCGCCCCGAGGGCACCGCCTCCGTGCTCCGAGCCGCGCTGGAGGCCAACCTCCACAAGCTCGGCAACCTGCCCGTGAAGCTCTGGTACTCCGGCTCGTACTACCGCTACGAGCGCCCGCAGAAGGGCCGCTACCGGCACTTCTCGCAGGTCGGTGCCGAGGCGATCGGTGCCGAGGACCCGGCGCTGGACGCCGAGCTGATCATCCTGGCCGACCAGGCGTACCGCGCGCTCGGTCTGCGGAACTTCCGCATCCTGCTCAACTCGCTGGGCGACAAGGAGTGCCGCCCCGTCTACCGGGACGCGCTCCAGGGCTTCCTGCGCGAGCTCGACCTGGACGAGGAGACCCGCCGCCGCATCGAGATCAACCCGCTCCGGGTCCTCGACGACAAGCGGCCCGAGGTGCAGAAGCAGCTGGTCGGCGCCCCGGTGCTGCGCGACTACCTCTGCGACGCCTGCAAGGCGTACCACGAGGAGGTGCGCGACCTGCTCTCGGCGGCAGGCGTGGTGTACGAGGACGACGAGAAGCTCGTCCGCGGCCTCGACTACTACACCCGTACCACCTTCGAGTTCGTCCACGACGGGCTCGGCTCGCAGTCCGCGGTGGGCGGCGGCGGCCGTTACGACGGTCTGTCCGAGATGATCGGCGGACCGGCGCTCCCGTCGGTCGGCTGGGCGCTCGGCGTCGACCGTACGGTGCTCGCGCTGGAGGCGGAGGGCATCGAGCTCGAACTGCCCGCGTCCACCAGCGTCTTCGCGGTGCCGCTCGGCGAGGAGGCCCGCCGGGTGCTCTTCGGCGTCGTCACGCAGCTGCGTCGCGAGGGTGTGGCGGCGGACTTCGCGTACGGGAACCGGGGCCTCAAGGGTGCGATGAAGAGCGCGAACCGGTCGGGAGCCCGCTTCACGATCGTCGCGGGCGAGCGGGACCTGGCCGAGGGCGTCGTCCAGCTCAAGGACATGGAGTCCGGCGAGCAGACGGCCGTGCCCCTGTCCGACGTGGCCGAGGCGGTCCGCGAGCGCCTGGCCTGA